In Candidatus Micrarchaeota archaeon, the genomic window ACTGGGAACGCGCAACCTTGTTGCTGGGCTGAAGGGGTATTACTCAAGGGAAGAGCTGCTCAACACGGACATAATAGTCGTGACGAACCTGGAGCCCAAAAGGATAGCCAACTTCGTTTCGGAGGGAATGCTGCTCGCCGCTGACGACGGCACGAACGTGGTCCTCGTGAGGCCGGAAAAGGAGATATCCCCTGGCAGCACCATAAGGTGACTCTTGCTACACCTTCGTGAAAAGCAGTTCCCCTTTTGTGATCTTCTCGCTGAATTCCTTCCTGAACCTGCAGTTGGAAAGCATTAGTTCTTCATTCTTCATGCCCAGTTTCGCCGCGATTTTCTCCGATGTGGAAGGTATGAACGGGTATAGCAGTATGGATATAACCCTAAGGGACTCGAGAAGATTATACAGCACCCCTTCAAGGTCGCTGCCCTGAAGCGTCCACGGCTTTTTGTCGTTTACATACTTGTTGCAATACCTCACGAATTCCATTATTTCGTCAAGCGCGTGATGCAGTTCCAACGCGTCCATTTTATTGTCTATGCTTTCTAGATTGAATTTTGTTTTGAGTTCGCCATTGCCAGTAAATTTGTCAAGCTTGGAATTTTCCGCCAGGGTAAGCACCCTGTTGACCAGGTTCCCGAGGTCGCCGAGCAGCTCCTTGTTAATCTTGTCCTTCAGCGCAGATTCCGAGAAGTCCCCGTCCTGGAATGTCGGTATTTCCCTTATCAGATAATATCGTATCTCATCAGCCCGGTAGGTCTTTAGAAGGTCGAGCGGGTTTATAACATTCCCTAGGGACTTGCTTATCTTCTGGCCTTCTATAGTAATATAACCGTGCACAAAAACTTTTTTTGGCAGCTCCAGTTTCGCTGACAGCAGGAACGCAGGCCAGTAAAGGGCGTGGAATTTTATTATTCCTTTCCCAATCACATGCACATTCGCAGGCCACCACTGACCGAACATGGATTCGTCCTTTCCGTAGCCTATGCCTGTTAGGTAAAGCACAAGGGCATCCATCCAGACGTATATTATCTGGCTCTGGTCATTTGGCACTGGTATTCCCCATCCCTTTGCCCTTGACGACGATCTTGATATGCTGAAATCATCGAGGCCTTCCTTCACGAAGCCGAGCACCTCGTTTTTCCTGCTTGACGGAACAACTTCCAGTTTCCCCGTTTCAAGCAGCTCCTTTATTTTGTCTTGGTACTTTGACAGCTTGAAAAAATAGTTTTCCTCTTCGATCAATTCAGGTTTTATATGGTGCTCAGGGCACAAACCACCTACAAGCTCATTCTCCTTGTAGAACTGCTCGCATTCCGGGCAATACAATCCCGAGTATTTTTTCTTGTATATGTCGCCGTTCCTGTCCGCAAGCTCCCATAGTTTTCCTACGCCCTCCCAGTGCTCTTCCTTTATGGATGACTTTGCAAACCTGTCATACGACACGTTCAAACTTTTAGCAACATCCTTGAACGCTTGCGCGTTCCTATCAACGAGTTCCTGCGTGCTTATCTTCTGCTTCTCCGCGGCCTTGACGTTCTTGATGCTGTTTTCGTCCGATCCGGTAAGCAGTATTACCTTTTCGCCTTTTATCCTATGATATCTTGCAATTACGTCAGCCTGCACCAGCTCCAGGGCGAATCCTATGTGCGGTGCTGCGTTGACGTACGGTATTGCCGTTGTTACATAGAATCCTTTACCATTTTCGCTTATTTTATCGCCACTTTTCAAACCAAACCAGAATTTACCCGATGAACTTTTTAAGTATTTTCACCAAATCCGGATAATACCCGTGCGGCACGTATTTATCAGATTTTCTTGGATCTTTCAGTTCCCTTTCAAGTTCTGATAACGGAACAAATTTCACTGCTTCGACTTCCTCCTTCTGCAGCTCTTTTGGAATTTTGGATAGCTTGTACAGGTATACGGACTGGAACTCTTTATTATCATAATTATCACGCAATTTCACGCAGTCTTTGCTTACAATAATTCGCTTCAAGTCAGTTGGTTTTGCGCTTATTCCAACTTCTTCCTTCAGTTCCCGCAACGCTGCCTTTTTTGGAGTTTCCCCGGCAGATATGTGCCCTGCCGCAGATACGTCCCACTTGCCGGGCCAGCTGTCCTTTTCCATTGAACGTTTCTGCAATAATATTTTTCCTTTCGTGTTGTATATCCATATATGAGAAGCCCCGTGCCATAATCCTCTTTTATGCGCCTCCTTCTTCGTTTTTGTGGCTCCCGTCTTCCTTCCGCTTTCATCCAGCACGTCTATGCGTTCTTCGGCCATATTATCCCATTTTTTATTAAGCAACGTTTGACAATATCCTAATGGAAATGCATACCCGCAAAAAGGCTTATAAGGATAGTTCCCCTAATATTATTTAGTGTCATGTTTATATTAGTTATCACCCCACTTTAGCTTTCCTAACGGGGGTATTGGTGATCCTTTGGCAGATGCTATGCTAGATGCCATAAAGAGCAAATTCGACGAGTTTTTCGACACTTACTGCAAGGACAGCATAGCGGACATAATAACCTCTTTCCCCGACAAGAGGAGCCTCGAGATAGACATAAAGCTCCTAAGCAGGTTCGATCCGGAGCTTGCGAGCGAGCTCGTGGAGAACCCGGACACCATAATGGAGGCAGCAATAGAGTCGCTGAAGGACAAGCTCAAGGACATCGACATCAAGGAGAGGGAGCCGCATCCGAGGTTCTACGGGCAGACGTTCAATACCCCGCTGGTGCAGGACGTCGGTTCATCCTTCATAGGCAAGATGATAATGCTGGACAGCCTTGTCGTCAAAAGGTCCGAGATAAACCCGAAGGTTAAGGTTGGCACATACAAGTGCACCTACTGCGGCTACCTCCAGAAGTTCAGGGTAGACAGGGACGAGATACCCGAACTGTGCCCGCAGTGCAAGAGGAGGTCGCTGAAGCCTGACACAAAGGAATCCCAGTTCATAAACCTGCAGAAGATAGCGGTGCAGGATCCGCTTGAAAAGCTTAGGGGAAACACGCCGACATGGCAGCTCGAGGTGTGGATAGAGGACGACCTTGTGAATACGGTAGTTCCGGGGGACAGGATAGAGCTCACCGGAATACTCAGGATAAGGCCGAGGCGCAACAACAGGGGCAAGATTGAGGGCAACCTCTATACGATGTTCCTCGATACCGTTGCGATAACCCCTAAGCAGAAGGAATTCACAGACATACCGATATCCGAGCAGCAGGAAAGGGAGATAATAGAGCTCTCCAAGAGCCCTGACATATTCGACAAGATAACCAGGTCTATAGTTCCGTCCATATACGGCTACGACGAGATAAAGCAGGCCGTGACCCTGCAGCTCTTCGGCGGAACCCCGGGAAAGCACCTTGTTGACGGGGGTGACATAAGGAGCGACATGCACATATTGCTAATAGGAGACCCGGGAAGCGCAAAGACTAGGATCCTTCAGGCGGTTTCAAGGCTGGTCCCGAAGGGCATATACGTGAGCGGCAAGTCCGTAACAGGCGGAGGAATGACTGCTGTTGCTGAGCGCGACGAGTTCTCCGAGGGAGGATGGACGCTCAAGGCCGGAGCTCTCGTACTGGGCAGCGGCGGCGTAGTCTCGATAGACGAATTCGACAAGATAAGCGAGGACGACAGGGCTGCCCTCCATGAAGCCCTTGAGTCGCAGACCATTAGCGTCGCGAAGGCGGGAATAGTAGCAACCTTCACCGCCAAGGCGGCGGTCCTTGCGGCTGCCAACCCGAGATACGGAAGGTTCGATCCGAACATGTATCCTGCAGAGCAGTTCGACATCCCCACTACGCTCCTCTCGAGGTTCGATCTCATATTCCCGATAAAGGACACAATGGATTCGGAGCAGGACAAGAGCATAGCAAGGCACATACTCCTGCAGCACCAGGCTGCCGGCGCGCAGATAGCGGAGATACAGGAATATGAGCAGGTTGAGCTGCCCCCGATAGGGAGCGAGCTTCTTAGAAGGTACATAGCTTATTCTAGGAAGGCGGTGCAGCCGAGGCTGAGTGAGGATGCGGCAAACAAGATACAGGAATACTACATAGAGCTCAGGCAGCTGGGCCAGAAGAGCGGTGCGACTGCTATAACCCCCAGGCAGATAGAAGGACTTGTAAGGATGGCAGAGGCAAGCGCCAAGTCCAGGCTCTCCAAGATAGTGGAGGTGCTTGATGCAGAGAGGGCGATAGAGCTAAGCGAGCACATGCTGAAGACGCTTGCCGTAGACAGGGGAGGAAGGAGGGACATAGACACCATACTGACCGGAATGCCTAGGGAGAAGGTGGACAAGATCAACTCGATTACAATGATAATAAAGCGGCTTGAGGATACGGAAAGCGTGGCAAAGATACAGCGCGTGGTGGAGGAGGCATCGAAGGAGGGCATAGACGAAAATGCCGTGAACAAGTACATAAGCGAGCTTGAGAGGATAGGAGATCTCTACAGGCCCAAGGCGGGGATAGTAAGGCTTGTGAAGCACGATAGTGAGTAGGCAGATGGAGCAAAAAGTAATACTTGTTGATGATCGGGACAACGCCGTAGGGCTGGAAGGCAAGATGGAGGCGCACAGGAACGGGGACCTGCACAGGGCGGTTTCGGTTTATATCTTTGATTCGAGCGGAAGGCTGATGCTCCAGCAGCGCGCAAGGGGAGTATACCATTCGGGGCTTCTCTGGTCCAATACCTGCTGCACCAACTGCTACGAGGGGGAAAGCGCCCAGGATTCGGCTCACAGGAGCCTGAGGAATGAGATGGGATTCGATTGCGAACTCAAGGAGGCATACAGCATAACCTACAGGACGCAGGTCAGCAACGGACTGATGGAGCACGAGTTCCTGCACATATTCTTCGGAATGCATGACGGCGATCCGGAGCCTGACGGGAATGAGGTAATGGACTGGAAATGGATAGGGCTGGACGAGCTTGAAAAGGACATCGTGGCAAACAGCAGTACATACACGCCATGGCTGAAAATAATCCTGGAAAGCGGCAGGCTGCGCAAAGAGGCTGACAGGTTCCTTGGTTCGGGGTGATTGGATGGCCGGCGGAAGATACATAGTTTTCGAGGGAATAGAGGGCTCGGGAAAGAGCACCCAGGCCAGAATATTCTACAACTCAATAAGGAAGAAAAGCAATGCGATACTCACAGAGGAGCCGTGGGAATCCGACAGCATAGGGAAGCTGATAAGGAAGGAGCTGAAGGAAAAAAGGGAGAACAGGGTCAGCAACGCAACATTGCAGCTGCTTTACATGGCGAACAGGAAGAACCACATGGAAAGGGTGGTCGAGCCGGGACTCAGAAAGGGGAATACCGTGGTGCAGGACAGGTACTGGATGTCCACAGCCGTCTACGGAAGCGCAGGCTCTGTTGAAAAGAAATTATACATGGAGTACTTCATGAAGATGAGCGAGATATTCCCGAGGCCGGATGTGGTGTTCTTCATAGGGGTTGACCCGAACGAGGCATACAGGAGGGTAACATCAAGGAACAAGGCCGCTGAGCGTTTCGACAGGCTTGACATGCTAAGGAAGCTGGAAATTGGATACAGGAAACTTGAAACCTCATACGAAGGCAAATGGGTAAACATAGACGGTAACAGGGACGTGAAAATGGTAAGCGCGGAAATAATGAGGAAATACAGGTCCATGCTTTAGTGGTGCCGCATGCTTGAAGACATTGATGATGTGCAAATAAGCGAAGACGCTTTCGGCAGGGCGGTTAAGTTCATACTCGTAAAGTTGAAGGAGGGCCAGAAAAGCATGATGATATTCAGGGCGAGCGCAGCGGAGTTCCACAACGACATATACATGGAGCTGCTCGATGGCCTGGACAAGGGCATAGAGGCTGAAGTTACTGGCGGGGGATGGCTCCACATAGTCATGGAGGGAAAATTCATAAGGATATGGGGGGCAAGCACGACCTTCGGGCCTCCCGATTTTGAAACTGCCAGGCAGTTGCTGCATGAAAGATATCCGGATTTCAGGATAGAAACAGGCTGATTGTCCGATTGCAGCTTAAAAGCGCGCGTTTTGCATCGAGGCCATTCATGCTCTTCGCAGCATGGTCTGGACCTCTTTCTGTATCTTGCGGTTCTGTATTCGCTCTGCAACGTACGGATCCACTTTCTCGGATTCGGCGCCGCGTTTCTGCTCGGCTTTCGCCTTTTGCTGACTGACTTCATCAGTCTTTTTTTGCTTTGTTGTTACGTTCATTTTTTCACCAATTCAACAAACGCCAGTGTAACAAATGCGGTAACTAGAATTGGTAGTGCATATTATTTAACCGTTTTCTCCAGCTAAGTTCCCAGCAGTTCGCGCATCGGATGCACTGCTAATACCAGCCCCTGTACTTCATCGCCTTAGCTACTCTGTCTATCGCTATCGTGTACGCGGCCATCCTTGTGCTCACGCTCCTGCCCGCCTTCGCGTATTCCTGCTGCTTGGCCATCACGTCCTTGAAGGATTTCGTTATTATCGCATCAAGCCTGCTGTACACCTCCTCCGCCGTCCAGTAGTATCCGCTAGTGTTCTGGAGCCATTCGAAATATGAGGCTATTACGCCTCCGGAGTTTACCAGGAAGTCTGGCATGTCGAATATCTTCCTTTCGGCAAGCAACTTGTCCGCTTCAGGGGTCACAGGCCCGTTCGCGAGCTCGAGCAGCAGCTTGGTCTTTATCTTGTCTGCGTTGCTACCTGTTATCTGGTTCTCTATGGCTGCAGGTATAAGGACATCCACGTCCAGCTCAAGGAGCTGCTCGTTCGTGAGCTTCTCTGCACCAGCATAAGCCTGCACGGTCCCGCCTTTCTTCTTTGCATCCATCACCCTATCGTAGTCAAGCCCCTTCTTGTTGTATATCGCGCCGTTCGAGTCGCTTACCGCAACAACCCTGGAGCCGAAGAACCTCTTAGAAAGGGAGAACGCGAAGTTGCCGGCGTTTCCGAATCCCTGTATGGCTATGCTTGCCTTCTTCAGGTTTATCTTCCTGTACTTTGCAGCCTCCCTGAGCACGTACATGCCTCCTGTCGCTGTTGCGTCGCTCCTGCCCTTTGAGCCCCAGACCTCCAACGGCTTTCCGGTGACTGCGCCGAAGACATCCCTTCCCGCCAATCTGCTGTACTCGTCCATTATCCACGCCATTATCTGCGGCGTGGTGTAAACGTCTGGCGCGAGTATGTCTATTGACGGGCCCATGAACTTGTATATGGCCCTCACGTATGCCCTTGTCAGGTTCTCCAGCTCGTAGCCGTTCAGCTTTTTCGGGTCGCATATTATTCCGCCCTTGCCCCCTCCGAAAGGTATATCTGCAAGGGAGCACTTCCAGGTCATCCATGCGGAGAGCGCCTTGACGGTATCCAGATTCTCCTGCGGATGGAACCTTATGCCGCCTTTTGCAGGGCCCCGTGCAGTGTTGTAATGCACCCTGAAGCCCGTGAACGTCTTTGTTGAGCCGTCCCTCATCTTTACCGGTATGTTTACCGTGAGCACTTCCGCCGGCTCCCTCAATATGCCGCGGGCCTGCCTGTCGAGCCCCATCAATTCTGCAGCTTCGTCAAACTGCTCCTGAGATATCCTGAACGGGTCAAGCTCCTCCTGCATGGAATCACGATTCGTAACACTAGGAATTCTTCTGCTCGGTTTATATAAGTTGCTGTAGGATTCGCAATCCGGCACTCCGGGAAATCCCAACTTATTTATACCTTATCCAGCTAAATTATACTTATCGTTATACCTTATCCTAAGGTAGACTGTTACTATGAGTGATTAGAATGGCAAGACTAAGGCCTGCAAGGACCATGAGGAATCCCAACTCGCAGGCATGGGCAAGGTATTCGCTGAAGAAGCCGAGGAAGAATTACGTCAGGGCCCTGCCGCATACAAGCCTTCTCGTTTTCAACATGGGCGTCAAAAAGGACACCTACGACCTTGAGGTCACGCTCAGGACCGAGCAGCCAATACAGCTCAGGTCCAACGCGCTGGAAGCTGCAAGGCAGACAACCAACAAGTACCTGGAGAGCAATATACCGCAGAACTTCTCGTTCAAGGTGCTTGTATATCCGCACAATGTCATAAGGGAGCACAAGATGGCAACGGGTGCCGGAGCTGACAGGATATCAAGGGGAATGAGCCAGGCTTTCGGAAGGCCGACGTTCATAGCTGCAAGGCTTAAGAAGGGCCAGGCGGTTTTCAGGGTGTTGACAGTCAAGTCAAACAAGGCCGCGGCAGTGGAGGCGCTGCACAGGGCCTCGTCAAAGCTGTCCGGCACATACAAGATAAGGGCGGTGTGACTTCTTTTC contains:
- a CDS encoding tRNA-binding protein yields the protein MVTISDFASMGLRVGRIIEVEDLEGSRKPMYKLKVDLGELGTRNLVAGLKGYYSREELLNTDIIVVTNLEPKRIANFVSEGMLLAADDGTNVVLVRPEKEISPGSTIR
- a CDS encoding methionine--tRNA ligase codes for the protein MSENGKGFYVTTAIPYVNAAPHIGFALELVQADVIARYHRIKGEKVILLTGSDENSIKNVKAAEKQKISTQELVDRNAQAFKDVAKSLNVSYDRFAKSSIKEEHWEGVGKLWELADRNGDIYKKKYSGLYCPECEQFYKENELVGGLCPEHHIKPELIEEENYFFKLSKYQDKIKELLETGKLEVVPSSRKNEVLGFVKEGLDDFSISRSSSRAKGWGIPVPNDQSQIIYVWMDALVLYLTGIGYGKDESMFGQWWPANVHVIGKGIIKFHALYWPAFLLSAKLELPKKVFVHGYITIEGQKISKSLGNVINPLDLLKTYRADEIRYYLIREIPTFQDGDFSESALKDKINKELLGDLGNLVNRVLTLAENSKLDKFTGNGELKTKFNLESIDNKMDALELHHALDEIMEFVRYCNKYVNDKKPWTLQGSDLEGVLYNLLESLRVISILLYPFIPSTSEKIAAKLGMKNEELMLSNCRFRKEFSEKITKGELLFTKV
- a CDS encoding NUDIX domain-containing protein encodes the protein MAEERIDVLDESGRKTGATKTKKEAHKRGLWHGASHIWIYNTKGKILLQKRSMEKDSWPGKWDVSAAGHISAGETPKKAALRELKEEVGISAKPTDLKRIIVSKDCVKLRDNYDNKEFQSVYLYKLSKIPKELQKEEVEAVKFVPLSELERELKDPRKSDKYVPHGYYPDLVKILKKFIG
- a CDS encoding minichromosome maintenance protein MCM; the protein is MADAMLDAIKSKFDEFFDTYCKDSIADIITSFPDKRSLEIDIKLLSRFDPELASELVENPDTIMEAAIESLKDKLKDIDIKEREPHPRFYGQTFNTPLVQDVGSSFIGKMIMLDSLVVKRSEINPKVKVGTYKCTYCGYLQKFRVDRDEIPELCPQCKRRSLKPDTKESQFINLQKIAVQDPLEKLRGNTPTWQLEVWIEDDLVNTVVPGDRIELTGILRIRPRRNNRGKIEGNLYTMFLDTVAITPKQKEFTDIPISEQQEREIIELSKSPDIFDKITRSIVPSIYGYDEIKQAVTLQLFGGTPGKHLVDGGDIRSDMHILLIGDPGSAKTRILQAVSRLVPKGIYVSGKSVTGGGMTAVAERDEFSEGGWTLKAGALVLGSGGVVSIDEFDKISEDDRAALHEALESQTISVAKAGIVATFTAKAAVLAAANPRYGRFDPNMYPAEQFDIPTTLLSRFDLIFPIKDTMDSEQDKSIARHILLQHQAAGAQIAEIQEYEQVELPPIGSELLRRYIAYSRKAVQPRLSEDAANKIQEYYIELRQLGQKSGATAITPRQIEGLVRMAEASAKSRLSKIVEVLDAERAIELSEHMLKTLAVDRGGRRDIDTILTGMPREKVDKINSITMIIKRLEDTESVAKIQRVVEEASKEGIDENAVNKYISELERIGDLYRPKAGIVRLVKHDSE
- the idi gene encoding isopentenyl-diphosphate Delta-isomerase; this encodes MEQKVILVDDRDNAVGLEGKMEAHRNGDLHRAVSVYIFDSSGRLMLQQRARGVYHSGLLWSNTCCTNCYEGESAQDSAHRSLRNEMGFDCELKEAYSITYRTQVSNGLMEHEFLHIFFGMHDGDPEPDGNEVMDWKWIGLDELEKDIVANSSTYTPWLKIILESGRLRKEADRFLGSG
- the tmk gene encoding dTMP kinase; this encodes MAGGRYIVFEGIEGSGKSTQARIFYNSIRKKSNAILTEEPWESDSIGKLIRKELKEKRENRVSNATLQLLYMANRKNHMERVVEPGLRKGNTVVQDRYWMSTAVYGSAGSVEKKLYMEYFMKMSEIFPRPDVVFFIGVDPNEAYRRVTSRNKAAERFDRLDMLRKLEIGYRKLETSYEGKWVNIDGNRDVKMVSAEIMRKYRSML
- a CDS encoding Glu/Leu/Phe/Val dehydrogenase, which codes for MQEELDPFRISQEQFDEAAELMGLDRQARGILREPAEVLTVNIPVKMRDGSTKTFTGFRVHYNTARGPAKGGIRFHPQENLDTVKALSAWMTWKCSLADIPFGGGKGGIICDPKKLNGYELENLTRAYVRAIYKFMGPSIDILAPDVYTTPQIMAWIMDEYSRLAGRDVFGAVTGKPLEVWGSKGRSDATATGGMYVLREAAKYRKINLKKASIAIQGFGNAGNFAFSLSKRFFGSRVVAVSDSNGAIYNKKGLDYDRVMDAKKKGGTVQAYAGAEKLTNEQLLELDVDVLIPAAIENQITGSNADKIKTKLLLELANGPVTPEADKLLAERKIFDMPDFLVNSGGVIASYFEWLQNTSGYYWTAEEVYSRLDAIITKSFKDVMAKQQEYAKAGRSVSTRMAAYTIAIDRVAKAMKYRGWY
- a CDS encoding 50S ribosomal protein L16; protein product: MARLRPARTMRNPNSQAWARYSLKKPRKNYVRALPHTSLLVFNMGVKKDTYDLEVTLRTEQPIQLRSNALEAARQTTNKYLESNIPQNFSFKVLVYPHNVIREHKMATGAGADRISRGMSQAFGRPTFIAARLKKGQAVFRVLTVKSNKAAAVEALHRASSKLSGTYKIRAV